From Camelina sativa cultivar DH55 chromosome 7, Cs, whole genome shotgun sequence, one genomic window encodes:
- the LOC104702601 gene encoding uncharacterized protein LOC104702601 isoform X1: protein MERNTPVRKTHTSTADLLTWSEVPPQDSPSSASRSAVRSHQPSDGISKVVFGGQVTDEEVESLNKRKPCSEHKMKEITGSGIFSRHEDDDASEPLPVYQQALSGISHISFGEEDDLSPRKPSTLPEVAKQRELSGTMENDSASKLKKQLSDAKYKEISGQNIFAPPPEIKPRSGTNRALALKDNFNLGAESQSAEEDSSVKTAKKIYDKKFAELSGNNIFKGDAASSSVEKHLSQAKLKEIGGNNIFADGKVEARDYLGGVRKPPGGETSIALV from the exons GACACACACATCAACCGCAGATCTACTTACTTGGTCGGAAGTTCCGCCGCAGGATTCTCCTTCCTCCGCTTCTCGCTCCGCCGTTCGTTCTCACCAG CCGTCGGATGGGATTAGCAAAGTGGTGTTCGGAGGTCAAGTGACGGATGAAGAAGTTGAGAGCTTGAACAAAAG GAAACCATGCTCAGAACATAAAATGAAGGAGATTACTGGTAGTGGGATATTTTCTCGTCacgaagatgatgatgcatCAGAGCCATTACCTGTTTATCAG CAGGCACTTAGTGGTATAAGCCATATATCATTTGGTGAAGAGGATGATCTATCTCCCAGAAAGCCGTCCACTTTACCTGAAGTGGCCAAACAGCGTGAGCTCAGTGGGACTATGGAGAATGACTCAGCTTCAAAGCTGAAGAAGCAACTGTCTGATGCTAAATACAAAGAGATCAGTGGACAGAACATCTTTGCACCTCCGCCTGAGATCAAACCTCGCTCTGGAACTAATCGTGCATTGGCTTTAAAGGACAATTTCAACCTCGGTGCTGAATCACAA TCTGCTGAAGAAGACTCATCTGTGAAGACGGCAAAGAAGATTTATGACAAGAAATTCGCAGAACTTTCAGGGAACAACATATTCAAAGGAGATGCAGCGTCATCTTCTGTTGAAAAGCATCTGAGTCAAGCGAAGCTAAAGGAGATAGGAGGAAACAACATATTTGCAGATGGGAAGGTAGAAGCAAGAGACTATCTAGGAGGCGTCCGTAAACCACCAGGTGGTGAGACTAGCATCGCCCTTGTTTAA
- the LOC104702601 gene encoding uncharacterized protein LOC104702601 isoform X2, whose amino-acid sequence MERNTPVRKTHTSTADLLTWSEVPPQDSPSSASRSAVRSHQPSDGISKVVFGGQVTDEEVESLNKRKPCSEHKMKEITGSGIFSRHEDDDASEPLPVYQALSGISHISFGEEDDLSPRKPSTLPEVAKQRELSGTMENDSASKLKKQLSDAKYKEISGQNIFAPPPEIKPRSGTNRALALKDNFNLGAESQSAEEDSSVKTAKKIYDKKFAELSGNNIFKGDAASSSVEKHLSQAKLKEIGGNNIFADGKVEARDYLGGVRKPPGGETSIALV is encoded by the exons GACACACACATCAACCGCAGATCTACTTACTTGGTCGGAAGTTCCGCCGCAGGATTCTCCTTCCTCCGCTTCTCGCTCCGCCGTTCGTTCTCACCAG CCGTCGGATGGGATTAGCAAAGTGGTGTTCGGAGGTCAAGTGACGGATGAAGAAGTTGAGAGCTTGAACAAAAG GAAACCATGCTCAGAACATAAAATGAAGGAGATTACTGGTAGTGGGATATTTTCTCGTCacgaagatgatgatgcatCAGAGCCATTACCTGTTTATCAG GCACTTAGTGGTATAAGCCATATATCATTTGGTGAAGAGGATGATCTATCTCCCAGAAAGCCGTCCACTTTACCTGAAGTGGCCAAACAGCGTGAGCTCAGTGGGACTATGGAGAATGACTCAGCTTCAAAGCTGAAGAAGCAACTGTCTGATGCTAAATACAAAGAGATCAGTGGACAGAACATCTTTGCACCTCCGCCTGAGATCAAACCTCGCTCTGGAACTAATCGTGCATTGGCTTTAAAGGACAATTTCAACCTCGGTGCTGAATCACAA TCTGCTGAAGAAGACTCATCTGTGAAGACGGCAAAGAAGATTTATGACAAGAAATTCGCAGAACTTTCAGGGAACAACATATTCAAAGGAGATGCAGCGTCATCTTCTGTTGAAAAGCATCTGAGTCAAGCGAAGCTAAAGGAGATAGGAGGAAACAACATATTTGCAGATGGGAAGGTAGAAGCAAGAGACTATCTAGGAGGCGTCCGTAAACCACCAGGTGGTGAGACTAGCATCGCCCTTGTTTAA
- the LOC104702602 gene encoding putative pumilio homolog 7, chloroplastic: MKMDEFREGSVASSPSTPLRTPLHSPTLFHEDFSYSNRFSFNSSSDYSLSTSFSNGFCSPEDSSSPFASPPFNGILPKHNHTSSPVSYHHNDLLFRKDQEKSVVVNGDDLGLCEDLYRMNIKEDVEEDLRYGRAETHGDHLGSIPNTVDPLYNFTPKHYESNNGVILDGAFVSRSFPCGFFNPTKEPSVNHDSWFNNTQNNSGFDQRKKSENNPKVQDSSIANTQQIGWPSYYSNSNGGTSPYINGQEIFGMGSNRGGMREYSAQPQQPEISYNHQSYRTTSDMLPLFCQGTQVPMVSKCSEPFSSDDSFFMDGHKSLDHHRTSTTRAVMSDNGTTTEICHPSLPNMCDIQGYVYLMAKDQHGCRFLQRIFDEGTSVDAMIIFNEVIAHVVELMMDPFGNYLMQKLLDVCTEEQRTQIVLVATAEPGQLIRISLNAYGTRVVQRLVETIRTGKQISLVKSALRPGFLDLIKDLNGNHVIQRCLQCLSTEDNKFIFDAATKFCTEIATHRHGCCVLQKCIAYSMRQQREKLISEISRNSLLLAQDPFGNYAVQFVIELRIPSAVAMMLAQLKGHYVQLSMQKFSSHMVERCLMHCPESRPQIVRELVSVSHFDQLLQDPYANFVIQAALAATKGPLHASLVEVIRPHSILRNNPYCKRIFSRNLLKK, translated from the exons ATGAAGATGGATGAGTTTCGTGAAGGTTCGGTCGCTTCGTCTCCTTCAACTCCATTACGAACACCGTTACATTCTCCTACCCTCTTCCATGAAGACTTCTCTTACAGCAACAGattctctttcaactcttcaTCAGATTATTCTCTGTCGACTTCTTTCTCTAATGGGTTCTGTTCTCCAGAGGACAGTTCTTCTCCGTTCGCTTCTCCTCCGTTTAACGGGATCCTTCCTAAACACAACCACACTTCATCACCAGTCTCTTACCATCATAATGATTTATTGTTTCGTAAGGATCAAGAAAAGAGTGTTGTTGTTAATGGTGATGATTTAGGTTTGTGTGAAGATCTCTACCGTATGAATATCAAGGAGGATGTTGAAGAAGATCTACGTTACGGACGAGCCGAGACTCACGGTGATCATCTCGGTTCGATTCCTAATACGGTAGATCCACTCTACAACTTTACACCTAAACACTACGAATCTAACAATGGAGTCATTCTTGATGGTGCTTTTGTCTCTCGAAGCTTTCCATGTGGATTCTTCAATCCAACAAAGGAGCCTAGTGTTAACCATGACTCATGGTTTAACAACACTCAAAACAACTCTGGATTCGATCAAAGAAAAAAGTCAGAGAATAATCCTAAAGTTCAAGATTCCTCCATAGCCAACACTCAACAAATTGGATGGCCTAGCTACTACTCAAACAGTAATGGTGGCACTAGTCCTTACATCAATGGTCAGGAGATTTTCGGAATGGGTTCGAACCGAGGCGGAATGAGAGAGTACTCGGCGCAACCACAACAACCCGAGATTTCGTATAATCATCAAAGCTACAGAACAACATCAGACATGTTACCATTGTTCTGCCAAGGAACTCAAGTTCCTATGGTTTCAAAATGCTCAGAGCCATTTAGCTCTGATGATAGTTTCTTCATGGATGGTCATAAAAGCTTGGATCATCATAGAACCAGTACTACTCGAGCAGTAATGTCTGATAATGGAACTACTACAGAGATATGTCATCCGAGTCTGCCTAACATGTGTGACATCCAAGGATATGTATACTTAATGGCTAAAGACCAACATGGATGTAGATTCTTGCAGAGGATTTTCGATGAAGGCACTTCTGTTGATGCAATGATCATATTCAACGAAGTCATTGCTCATGTCGTTGAGCTTATGATGGATCCTTTTGGAAATTACTTGATGCAGAAACTTTTAGATGTTTGTACTGAAGAACAGAGGACGCAGATTGTGCTCGTGGCAACCGCTGAGCCTGGTCAACTTATCAGGATATCTCTCAATGCATACGG tacTAGGGTTGTCCAAAGATTAGTGGAAACAATCAGAACCGGGAAACAGATTTCTCTGGTGAAATCGGCGTTGAGACCCGGTTTTCTTGATTTGATCAAAGATTTGAATGGAAACCATGTGATTCAACGCTGCTTGCAATGCCTTAGCACAGAAGACAACAAG TTTATCTTTGACGCGGCGACAAAGTTCTGCACTGAAATAGCAACGCATCGACATGGATGTTGTGTGCTTCAAAAATGCATTGCTTATTCAATGAGACAACAAAGAGAGAAGCTGATCTCTGAGATCTCTAGAAACAGCCTCCTTCTTGCTCAAGACCCTTTTGG gaACTACGCAGTACAGTTCGTTATAGAACTGAGGATTCCATCTGCGGTAGCGATGATGTTAGCTCAGTTAAAAGGGCATTACGTTCAGCTTTCTATGCAAAAGTTCAGTAGCCATATGGTGGAACGATGTCTCATGCATTGTCCGGAGAGTCGTCCACAAATCGTGCGTGAGCTCGTCTCTGTTTCTCACTTTGATCAGCTTCTTCAAGACCCTTACGCCAATTTCGTTATCCAAGCCGCTCTTGCTGCCACTAAG GGTCCACTTCATGCTTCACTTGTGGAAGTCATAAGGCCACATTCGATTCTACGTAATAATCCTTATTGCAAGAGAATTTTCTCAAGGAACCTATTGAAGAAgtga
- the LOC104702603 gene encoding uncharacterized protein LOC104702603, giving the protein MVSRQEGTLYSRKRDFTTIYEEELHKSFKKSKQEDQSQSTLFNERPNSESMRSITFDFELHLHTPLPSDWQAKENSRTSEDHRTCSKDPVTVGRPKMSLDLELNLSPSGSPSRTTTKKEESSNHNNETVSPKGKSLTLNPSKMSDIIGAGLSRSPSWLAFEGGDDDDVDHKEQEMVTTVCMKCHMLVMLCTSTPVCPNCKLMHPHVHSSTKLFKPPSNLLRLLC; this is encoded by the exons ATGGTTTCTCGACAAGAAGGAACCCTCTATTCTAGAAAGAGGGATTTCACAACAATCTATGAAGAAGAGTTGCACAAATCTTTCAAGAAGAGCAAGCAAGAAGATCAATCACAGAGCACTCTGTTCAATGAACGACCAAACTCAGAGAGTATGAGATCAATCACATTTGATTTCGAACTTCATCTCCACACTCCTCTACCTTCAGATTGGCAAGCTAAG GAAAATTCAAGAACATCTGAGGATCATAGGACCTGTTCCAAAGATCCGGTGACTGTTGGACGACCTAAGATGAGCCTAGACCTTGAGCTGAACCTTTCACCTTCGGGTTCACCTTCACGAACCACAACGAAGAAAGAGGAATCCTCAAACCACAATAATGAAACAGTGTCACCAAAGGGTAAAAGTCTTACATTAAACCCAAGTAAGATGAGCGATATAATTGGGGCAGGATTAAGCCGATCTCCGTCCTGGCTTGCGTTTGAAGGTGGtgacgatgatgatgttgatcaCAAGGAACAAGAGATGGTAACAACAGTTTGCATGAAATGTCACATGCTGGTTATGCTGTGCACATCAACTCCAGTTTGTCCCAACTGCAAGTTAATGCACCCACATGTTCACAGCTCAACAAAACTGTTTAAACCACCATCAAATTTGCTTAGGCTCCTATGCTAG
- the LOC109125673 gene encoding uncharacterized protein LOC109125673 — MTSKDEFSRDRVAIRCARATMLLYSLASSRKIDTAGEQEEGETRKEEIEELTMKLTMEKKKTNRIKLCGLMELLLHVLLVLLLSTFFLVFFFLRST, encoded by the exons ATGACAAGCAAAGACGAGTTTTCTCGAGATCGAGTTGCGATTCGCTGCGCCAGAGCTACGATGCTTCTCTACTCACTCGCATCGTCTCGCAAAATCGATACCGCCGGCGAG CAGGAGGAAGGAGAGACGCGCAAAGAAGAGATAGAGGAGCTGACGATGAAGCTTaccatggagaagaagaagacgaatcgGATTAAGCTTTGCGGTTTGATGGAGCTGCTTCTTCACGTCCTCCTGGTACTCTTGCTTTCCACTttcttcctcgtcttcttcttcctcagatcTACTTGA
- the LOC104702605 gene encoding probable mitochondrial adenine nucleotide transporter BTL2 isoform X1 has translation MSALHIYPHDPSSSSSSSFSDLSDEAFFSTGGLFLEPPGVSSSFFNSISSKCSDSEPLHFPGYWKNKTHLRSGKNSMFLSVSLSKDRSEQQCKNALVEIPGKDNGKRNVIGGVRRRGTMNTRKHLWAGAVAAMVSKTFLAPLERLKLEYTVRGEQRNLFVVAKSIANTQGLTGFWKGNLLNVLRTAPFKAVNFCAYDTYRKQLLRIAGNQEATNFERFVAGAAAGITATVLCLPLDTIRTKLVARGGETLGGIAGAFRYMIQNEGLFSLYKGLVPSIASMALSGAVFYGVYDILKSSYLHTPEGLKRLRDMKQQGQEINALDRLELGPIRTLMYGVIAGACTEVATYPFEVVRRQLQMQMGKNKLNALAMGFNIIERGGIPALYAGLLPSLLQVLPSASISYFVYECMKIVLKVE, from the exons ATGTCAGCACTCCATATCTATCCTCacgatccttcttcttcttcttcttcttcgttcagCGATCTATCCGATGAAGCTTTCTTCAGCACCGGTGGTTTGTTTCTCGAGCCACCAGGtgtttcctcttccttcttcaacTCGATCTCCTCCAAATGCTCCGACTCAGAGCCCCTTCATTTTCCCGGTTActggaaaaacaaaacccatctcCGTTCCGGTAAGAACTCGATGTTCTTGTCCGTGAGCTTGAGCAAAGACAGATCTGAGCAGCAATGTAAGAATGCTTTGGTGGAAATTCCCGGCAAGGATAATGGAAAGCGAAATGTTATCGGTGGAGTGAGGAGACGCGGGACCATGAACACAAGGAAGCATCTCTGGGCTGGTGCTGTAGCTGCCATGGTTTCAAA AACATTCTTAGCACCACTTGAGagactaaagcttgaatatacAGTTCGTGGTGAGCAAAGGAATTTGTTTGTGGTGGCTAAGTCAATTGCGAACACGCAGGGTTTGACAGGATTCTGGAAAGGTAATTTGCTCAATGTTCTCCGAACCGCTCCTTTCAAAGCCGTCAATTTTTGTGCCTACGATACGTATAGAAAGCAATTGCTTAGAATCGCTGGGAATCAAGAAGCCACCAACTTTGAAAGATTCGTTGCCGGAGCTGCTGCTGGGATTACTGCTACTGTACTCTGCTTGCCACTTGACACT ATACGAACCAAACTAGTTGCTCGAGGTGGAGAAACCTTGGGCGGAATCGCAGGAGCTTTCCGGTATATGATCCAAAACGAAGGGTTGTTTTCACTCTACAAGGGTCTAGTCCCTTCCATAGCAAGCATGGCTTTGTCAGGTGCAGTTTTCTATGGCGTTTACGACATCCTTAAATCATCCTATCTGCATACACCAGAAGGCCTGAAAAGACTGAGAGACATGAAGCAGCAGGGACAAGAAATCAATGCTCTAGACCGGCTTGAGTTAGGACCCATCAGAACTCTCATGTATGGTGTTATTGCTGGTGCCTGTACTGAAGTAGCCACTTATCCGTTCGAAGTAGTGAGACGGCAGCTTCAGATGCAGATGGGTAAAAACAAGCTCAATGCTTTAGCTATGGGATTCAATATCATTGAGAGAGGAGGGATCCCAGCTTTATACGCTGGACTTTTACCTAGCTTGCTTCAG GTATTGCCTTCGGCTTCAATAAGTTACTTTGTCTACGAGTGTATGAAGATAGTACTTAAAGTAGAATGA
- the LOC104702605 gene encoding probable mitochondrial adenine nucleotide transporter BTL2 isoform X2 — MFLSVSLSKDRSEQQCKNALVEIPGKDNGKRNVIGGVRRRGTMNTRKHLWAGAVAAMVSKTFLAPLERLKLEYTVRGEQRNLFVVAKSIANTQGLTGFWKGNLLNVLRTAPFKAVNFCAYDTYRKQLLRIAGNQEATNFERFVAGAAAGITATVLCLPLDTIRTKLVARGGETLGGIAGAFRYMIQNEGLFSLYKGLVPSIASMALSGAVFYGVYDILKSSYLHTPEGLKRLRDMKQQGQEINALDRLELGPIRTLMYGVIAGACTEVATYPFEVVRRQLQMQMGKNKLNALAMGFNIIERGGIPALYAGLLPSLLQVLPSASISYFVYECMKIVLKVE, encoded by the exons ATGTTCTTGTCCGTGAGCTTGAGCAAAGACAGATCTGAGCAGCAATGTAAGAATGCTTTGGTGGAAATTCCCGGCAAGGATAATGGAAAGCGAAATGTTATCGGTGGAGTGAGGAGACGCGGGACCATGAACACAAGGAAGCATCTCTGGGCTGGTGCTGTAGCTGCCATGGTTTCAAA AACATTCTTAGCACCACTTGAGagactaaagcttgaatatacAGTTCGTGGTGAGCAAAGGAATTTGTTTGTGGTGGCTAAGTCAATTGCGAACACGCAGGGTTTGACAGGATTCTGGAAAGGTAATTTGCTCAATGTTCTCCGAACCGCTCCTTTCAAAGCCGTCAATTTTTGTGCCTACGATACGTATAGAAAGCAATTGCTTAGAATCGCTGGGAATCAAGAAGCCACCAACTTTGAAAGATTCGTTGCCGGAGCTGCTGCTGGGATTACTGCTACTGTACTCTGCTTGCCACTTGACACT ATACGAACCAAACTAGTTGCTCGAGGTGGAGAAACCTTGGGCGGAATCGCAGGAGCTTTCCGGTATATGATCCAAAACGAAGGGTTGTTTTCACTCTACAAGGGTCTAGTCCCTTCCATAGCAAGCATGGCTTTGTCAGGTGCAGTTTTCTATGGCGTTTACGACATCCTTAAATCATCCTATCTGCATACACCAGAAGGCCTGAAAAGACTGAGAGACATGAAGCAGCAGGGACAAGAAATCAATGCTCTAGACCGGCTTGAGTTAGGACCCATCAGAACTCTCATGTATGGTGTTATTGCTGGTGCCTGTACTGAAGTAGCCACTTATCCGTTCGAAGTAGTGAGACGGCAGCTTCAGATGCAGATGGGTAAAAACAAGCTCAATGCTTTAGCTATGGGATTCAATATCATTGAGAGAGGAGGGATCCCAGCTTTATACGCTGGACTTTTACCTAGCTTGCTTCAG GTATTGCCTTCGGCTTCAATAAGTTACTTTGTCTACGAGTGTATGAAGATAGTACTTAAAGTAGAATGA
- the LOC104702604 gene encoding multifunctional methyltransferase subunit TRM112-like protein At1g78190: MRLIVHNMLSCNIRGVVNKFPLRIEPEKIIVKEVDFNPDFLKHMIAKIDWKALVDGARSMGYTELPDHAPDTTTLESDEPFLRKFHHSLLELHLEEGSLVCSETGRKFPVNKGIPNMLFHEDEV, from the coding sequence atGAGGTTGATAGTACACAACATGTTGTCTTGCAACATTAGAGGAGTGGTTAACAAGTTTCCTCTGCGTATCGAACCCGAGAAGATAATCGTGAAAGAGGTCGATTTCAACCCGGATTTTCTCAAGCACATGATCGCCAAGATTGATTGGAAGGCTCTCGTGGACGGTGCACGTTCTATGGGTTACACCGAACTTCCCGATCACGCACCGGATACAACCACGCTCGAATCTGACGAACCCTTTCTCAGGAAATTTCACCATTCGTTGCTGGAGCTTCACCTCGAAGAAGGCTCACTCGTCTGCTCAGAAACCGGTAGGAAGTTTCCGGTTAACAAAGGAATCCCCAATATGCTTTTCCACGAGGACGAGGTTTAA
- the LOC104702606 gene encoding probable protein phosphatase 2C 17 yields MPKFCCFRSSTQVVVAQKSNSGKGRNDEGGIKYGFSLIKGKSNHAMEDYHVAKFINLNGNELGIFAIFDGHKGDSVPAYLQKHLFSNILKDGEFLVDPRRVIAKAYGNTDQMILSDTGSDLDSGGSTAVTAILINGKVLWIANVGDSRAIVSRRGKAKQLSVDHDPDDDTERSMIESKGGFVTNRPGDVPRVNGLLAVSRVFGDKNLKAYLNSEPDIKDVTIDSHTEFLILASDGISKVMTNQEAVDVVKKVRDPKEAAKQLIAEALKRNSKDDISCIVIRFR; encoded by the exons ATGCCCAAGTTCTGCTGTTTTCGTTCTTCTACACAA GTTGTGGTAGCACAAAAGTCTAACTCAGGTAAAGGAAGAAACGATGAAGGAGGAATCAAGTATGGATTTAGTTTGATAAAAGGGAAGTCTAATCATGCAATGGAGGATTACCACGTTGCTAAGTTTATCAATCTCAACGGCAATGAATTGGGGATTTTTGCTATCTTTGATGGTCACAAAGGTGATAGTGTACCTGCTTATTTGCAGAAGCATCTCTTCTCTAACATCCTTAAAgat GGAGAGTTCTTGGTTGATCCTCGAAGAGTGATTGCGAAAGCATATGGGAATACAGACCAAATGATTTTATCAGATACTGGTTCTGATTTAGATAGTGGTGGTTCGACAGCTGTGACTGCTATTTTGATTAATGGGAAAGTTTTGTGGATAGCTAATGTTGGAGATTCTCGAGCAATTGTTTCTCGTAGAGGTAAAGCTAAACAGTTGAGTGTAGATCATGATCCTGATGATGATACTGAGAGGAGTATGATTGAGAGTAAAGGTGGATTTGTAACCAACAGGCCAG GAGATGTTCCTCGAGTGAACGGTTTGTTAGCTGTGTCTCGTGTCTTTGGAGACAAAAACCTCAAAGCATATCTGAATTCAGAGCCTGATATTAAGGATGTTACCATTGACAGTCACACAGAGTTTCTTATCCTGGCTAGTGACGGTATTTCCAAG GTGATGACAAACCAAGAAGCAGTTGATGTAGTTAAGAAGGTTAGAGATCCAAAGGAAGCAGCGAAGCAACTAATAGCTGAAGCATTGAAAAGAAACAGTAAGGATGACATATCTTGCATCGTTATCCGATTTAGATGA
- the LOC104702608 gene encoding uncharacterized protein LOC104702608 — protein MTGGCFSLSEAIERTYKSGFKRSGLRPVTIDLKDGTVVNFWVSKTRPDSKPKPNLLLIHGLGATAIWQWYDVARRLSRHFNLYIPDLVFFGGSSTTRPERSDIFQAQTLMRALEALSVKKFSLVGLSYGGFVGYRMAAMFGDAVERVVICCAAVCVEEKDMKAGVFKVSDLDEASKILVPESVKKLRELMGYIFYKPALARLVPTCLLHDFIEHALTKDNMEEKREMIKAIPKDRIISEIPKLTQPTLIIWGEHDQVFPLDMGKRLEKHIGDNGRLVIIKRTGHIFNFERPKTFVKLLKSFLIETKPQIPVSNASV, from the exons ATGACAGGAGGTTGCTTTAGCTTGTCCGAAGCAATAGAACGAACTTACAAATCCGGTTTCAAAAGATCCGGTCTACGACCCGTAACCATCGATTTGAAAGACGGAACCGTAGTCAACTTCTGGGTATCCAAAACCCGACCCGACTCCAAACCAAAACCCAACCTCCTCCTCATCCACGGCCTCGGAGCTACTGCCATCTGGCAATGGTACGACGTAGCTCGACGTCTCTCCCGTCATTTCAACCTCTACATCCCGGACCTCGTCTTCTTCGGCGGATCCTCAACAACCCGACCCGAAAGATCCGATATTTTCCAGGCCCAAACGCTCATGCGGGCCTTAGAAGCCCTATCCGTCAAAAAATTCAGCCTCGTCGGTCTTAGCTACGGCGGGTTCGTCGGCTATCGGATGGCGGCGATGTTCGGAGACGCCGTGGAGAGGGTTGTGATATGCTGCGCCGCCGTTTGCGTGGAGGAGAAAGACATGAAAGCCGGCGTTTTCAAGGTGTCGGATCTTGACGAAGCTTCGAAGATTCTTGTGCCGGAGTCAGTGAAAAAGCTAAGGGAACTTATGGGTTACATCTTCTACAAACCTGCGTTGGCGAGACTGGTTCCTACTTGTCTCCTCCATGACTTCATCGAACAT GCATTGACCAAAGATAATATGGAAGAGAAGAGGGAGATGATCAAAGCCATACCAAAAGACAGAATAATCTCAGAGATTCCAAAGCTCACACAG CCAACATTGATCATATGGGGAGAGCATGATCAAGTGTTCCCATTGGATATGGGGAAGAGACTAGAGAAGCATATAGGAGATAACGGAAGACTCGTAATCATCAAAAGAACTGGTCATATCTTCAACTTCGAAAGACCCAAAACGTTTGTCAAACTTCTCAAATCTTTTCTCATCGAGACTAAACCACAGATTCCTGTATCTAATGCAAGTGTTTGA
- the LOC104702609 gene encoding 14-3-3-like protein GF14 epsilon, producing MENEREKLIYLAKIACHSERYDDTIKTMRKVCEYDIELSKEEIDVLTTGYKKVMENRRDSLQVISTIGEVEDLKGNEQKVKLIKEKQEMVRDEFFNVCNDILSLIDAHLIPSTTNNVESTIFFHRIKGDYYRYMAEFGSDAERKENADNSLEAYKVAMELAENSLAPTNLVRLGLALNFSVFSYDTLNSTERASKLAKQAYDEAIAELDGLDDKQKYKEEKIIIEMLKHNLSVWSSDHDHDEHDSGIPKNKKDE from the exons ATGGAGAACGAAAGAGAAAAACTCATTTACTTGGCTAAGATCGCCTGCCATTCTGAAAGATATGATG ATACGATAAAAACGATGCGAAAAGTGTGTGAGTATGATATAGAGCTAAGCAAAGAGGAAATAGACGTATTAACCACTGGGTACAAGAAAGTGATGGAGAATAGGAGAGATTCGTTGCAAGTAATATCAACCATTGGAGAAGTGGAAGACCTGAAAGGAAATGAGCAGAAAGTGaaattgataaaagaaaaacaagaaatggTTAGAGATGAGTTTTTCAATGTTTGTAATGACATTTTGTCTCTCATCGATGCTCATCTCATCCCATCAACTACCAATAATGTGGAATCAACTATCTTTTTCCACAGAAT CAAAGGAGATTATTATCGATACATGGCAGAGTTTGGTTCTGATGCTGAACGTAAAGAAAATGCTGACAATTCTCTTGAGGCATATAAG GTTGCAATGGAATTGGCAGAGAATAGTTTAGCACCCACCAATCTTGTTAGACTCGGTTTGGCTTTGAACTTCTCTGTGTTCAGTTACGATACCCTTAATTCCACTGAAAG AGCATCTAAATTAGCTAAACAAGCTTACGACGAAGCAATCGCCGAACTCGATGGCCTTGATGACAAGCAAAAATACAAAGAGgagaaaattattatagaaaTGCTGAAACATAATCTTTCCGTGTGGAGTTCAGATCACGATCACGATG AACATGATTCTGGAATCCCGAAAAACAAGAAAGACGAGTAG